One genomic window of Streptomyces sp. WP-1 includes the following:
- a CDS encoding AraC family transcriptional regulator: MPKSRHAPPEPGEPQDVPSGAGWMPHGYSLDPHTHTAGQLVYAAAGTLATTTERGTWVAPANRVTWTPPGFTHSHRFYGRTDARLLTVPVELCGELLGRPSVFAVSPLLREAVLTLTAGRPETRPGAHRRLLAVVVDELSETPEQSLHLPVAADDRLRTVTDLLHADPARPATLAELGRAAGAGERTLSRLFHSEFGMSFHRWRTILRIHHALAHLTDGMSVTDTAMVCGWSNPSSFIDAFNDVVGQTPGSYQADLRNSPAAI, encoded by the coding sequence ATGCCGAAAAGCCGCCACGCCCCACCGGAGCCCGGGGAGCCGCAGGACGTGCCCAGTGGAGCCGGGTGGATGCCGCACGGCTACTCCCTGGACCCCCACACCCACACGGCGGGCCAGCTCGTCTACGCGGCCGCCGGAACGCTGGCCACCACGACGGAGCGCGGCACCTGGGTGGCCCCGGCCAACCGCGTGACGTGGACACCGCCCGGCTTCACCCACTCCCACCGCTTCTACGGCCGTACCGACGCGCGCCTGCTGACCGTTCCGGTCGAGCTGTGCGGCGAACTCCTCGGCCGTCCCAGCGTGTTCGCGGTCAGCCCGCTGCTGCGCGAGGCCGTCCTGACTCTGACCGCCGGCCGGCCCGAGACGCGCCCCGGCGCCCACCGGCGGCTGCTCGCCGTGGTCGTCGACGAGTTGTCCGAGACCCCCGAGCAGTCACTGCACCTGCCGGTGGCGGCCGACGACCGGCTCCGCACCGTCACCGACCTCCTGCACGCCGACCCCGCGCGGCCCGCGACCCTGGCCGAACTCGGACGCGCCGCCGGAGCCGGCGAGCGCACCCTGAGCCGGCTGTTCCACAGCGAGTTCGGCATGAGCTTCCACCGGTGGCGCACCATCCTGCGCATCCACCACGCTCTGGCCCACCTGACGGACGGCATGTCGGTCACCGACACCGCGATGGTGTGCGGCTGGTCGAACCCGTCCAGCTTCATCGACGCCTTCAACGACGTCGTCGGCCAGACCCCGGGCAGCTACCAGGCGGACCTGCGCAACAGCCCCGCGGCGATCTAG
- a CDS encoding helix-turn-helix transcriptional regulator, with the protein MPTSSSIREARLALGQQLRALRQQHGLTARELARRCGWHESKCSRIENGHKAASPKDIEVWSRACGDGSAAAELIGIARGIDGMYVEWRAMEKAGLKRAQERVLPLWDQTRRFRAYAQNLIPGPLQTRAYTKAVLAGIRERRGLPDDVEAAVVTRMDKQKVLTERGKQFDVVLEESVLYRRMGPQEVMIEQLSRLLEVSVLASVSLGIIPLSADRSLMPPVEDFWVFDDRQVNVELVSAFLTVKQAGEVKRYLHDFTRLSQLAHSGGPALTLIAAAINTYARSPNPSVRADPTSE; encoded by the coding sequence ATGCCTACCTCTTCGAGCATCCGGGAAGCCCGACTCGCCCTGGGGCAGCAGCTACGCGCCCTACGGCAGCAACACGGCCTGACGGCCCGTGAGCTGGCGCGCCGGTGCGGCTGGCACGAATCCAAGTGCAGCCGTATCGAGAACGGTCACAAGGCCGCGTCGCCGAAGGACATCGAGGTCTGGTCACGGGCCTGCGGAGATGGTTCCGCCGCGGCGGAACTCATCGGCATCGCCCGGGGTATCGACGGCATGTACGTCGAGTGGCGGGCCATGGAGAAGGCAGGACTCAAGCGCGCTCAGGAAAGAGTTCTTCCCCTGTGGGACCAGACACGCAGATTCAGGGCGTACGCCCAGAACCTGATCCCCGGTCCGCTCCAGACGCGCGCCTACACCAAAGCGGTCCTGGCCGGCATCCGGGAGCGCCGCGGCCTTCCCGACGACGTGGAAGCCGCGGTCGTCACCCGCATGGACAAGCAGAAAGTGCTGACCGAGAGGGGTAAGCAGTTCGATGTGGTCCTGGAGGAGTCCGTGCTCTACCGGCGGATGGGACCGCAAGAGGTCATGATCGAGCAGCTCAGCAGGCTACTGGAAGTAAGCGTGCTGGCCTCCGTCAGCCTCGGCATCATCCCCCTGAGCGCCGATCGCAGTCTGATGCCGCCGGTGGAGGACTTCTGGGTGTTCGATGACCGCCAGGTCAACGTCGAGCTGGTGTCGGCATTCCTGACCGTCAAACAGGCCGGTGAGGTCAAGCGCTACCTGCACGATTTCACGCGGCTCAGCCAGCTCGCCCACAGCGGCGGGCCGGCTCTCACTCTTATCGCCGCCGCGATCAACACCTACGCCCGCTCTCCGAATCCCTCGGTAAGGGCGGACCCGACCAGCGAATAA
- the dapF gene encoding diaminopimelate epimerase, protein MTATAVGPTTYPFVKGHGAGNDFIVLPDPGGRFPLSATEVARLCDRRSGIGADGLLRAVRCDATLEADGMAADAEWFMDYRNADGSPGQMCGNGIRVLARYLVHAGHCPPGALTLATRAGPRTVHVPHGSAGLDGPVTVDMGRPHLSGLADIVVTAGADAWPALHVDMGNPHAVVFVDDLADPGDLVSPPVVTPADAYPEGVTVEFVVRRAPFDLALRVHERGVGETRACGTGACAAVAALPAGPAPGDHTVDMPGGRLRVSVLADGSMRLTGPAVIVAQGTVSL, encoded by the coding sequence ATGACCGCCACTGCCGTCGGCCCAACCACGTATCCCTTCGTCAAGGGACACGGCGCCGGCAACGACTTCATCGTGCTGCCCGACCCCGGGGGCCGATTTCCGCTGTCCGCCACCGAGGTTGCGAGGCTGTGCGACCGCCGCTCCGGCATCGGCGCCGACGGCCTCCTGCGCGCCGTCCGCTGCGACGCCACGCTCGAAGCCGATGGCATGGCCGCGGACGCCGAGTGGTTCATGGACTACCGCAACGCCGACGGCTCCCCCGGGCAGATGTGCGGCAACGGCATCCGGGTCCTGGCCCGTTACCTCGTCCATGCCGGACACTGCCCGCCCGGGGCTCTCACGCTCGCCACCCGAGCGGGCCCACGTACCGTCCATGTCCCGCACGGCAGCGCCGGTCTCGACGGGCCTGTCACCGTCGACATGGGCAGGCCCCATCTGTCAGGCCTCGCGGACATCGTCGTCACCGCGGGGGCCGACGCCTGGCCCGCCCTCCATGTCGACATGGGAAATCCGCATGCCGTCGTCTTCGTCGACGACCTCGCCGATCCAGGTGATCTTGTTTCGCCGCCCGTCGTCACCCCGGCGGACGCGTACCCGGAGGGTGTCACCGTCGAATTCGTGGTCCGCCGTGCACCGTTCGACCTCGCCCTACGCGTTCATGAACGGGGCGTCGGGGAAACCCGCGCATGCGGTACCGGCGCCTGCGCCGCTGTGGCTGCCCTGCCCGCTGGCCCTGCGCCCGGCGACCACACGGTTGACATGCCCGGTGGCCGGCTCCGCGTATCCGTTCTTGCCGACGGCTCCATGCGGCTGACGGGCCCTGCGGTCATCGTCGCTCAGGGCACTGTGTCCCTGTAG
- a CDS encoding GntR family transcriptional regulator, which yields MADSNSAGAPYLRVAEGLRLRIANSSWDPGDRLPSRGKLGAEFGVGENVIRRAQELLIAEGLLEGRAGSGTYVRAPVARHILRRIPAVSDQTGVAPSGFTGTWEADSTAKVPAPSDIADRLNIRTGDPCVRTFYEFLADRQPVMLATSWEPMAITGGTVVVLPEGGPLAGAGVIARMAHLGIVVARAVERPRPVQADRDQAHLLGIAAGAQATLIERTHFAADGRAVETADFLVPASRWNIEYDITLPSPLI from the coding sequence ATGGCTGACTCCAACTCAGCAGGCGCGCCTTACTTGCGGGTTGCGGAGGGCCTTCGGCTGCGTATCGCCAACTCCTCCTGGGATCCGGGCGACCGGCTTCCTTCCCGAGGCAAACTCGGTGCCGAATTCGGGGTCGGGGAGAACGTCATCCGCCGCGCGCAGGAATTGCTGATCGCCGAAGGCCTTCTGGAGGGCCGTGCGGGCTCCGGTACCTACGTCCGGGCACCTGTTGCGCGGCACATTCTCCGTCGCATCCCGGCCGTATCGGATCAGACGGGTGTCGCCCCGTCGGGGTTCACCGGCACTTGGGAGGCGGATTCCACCGCCAAGGTCCCCGCGCCCTCGGACATCGCCGACCGGCTGAACATCCGAACCGGCGATCCTTGCGTACGCACCTTCTACGAGTTCCTCGCCGACCGGCAGCCGGTGATGCTGGCGACCAGCTGGGAGCCCATGGCGATCACCGGCGGCACCGTGGTCGTCCTGCCCGAGGGCGGCCCACTGGCCGGCGCCGGAGTGATCGCCCGTATGGCACACCTGGGAATCGTCGTCGCACGGGCCGTCGAGCGGCCCCGACCCGTCCAGGCCGACCGCGACCAGGCACATCTGCTGGGCATCGCGGCCGGGGCACAGGCCACGCTGATCGAGCGTACACACTTCGCCGCGGACGGCCGCGCGGTGGAGACCGCGGACTTCCTCGTCCCGGCAAGTCGCTGGAACATCGAGTACGACATCACCCTGCCCTCGCCACTCATCTGA
- a CDS encoding dihydrouridine synthase, with product MSIALALIVVGVALRQIDRLHFARQRPRSAGVRELMALQRLRANDLTPSLLLTGQWAQITGWWMLAAHGSLLAAAAAAAIAVHFRHLQEISHFAVHGVLARSNRANHLLGEAFVHHPLALGPLLARRSRHVRDHHPNATLAGDPNLAELRRAGLRPGISGLRYAAALIHPFTPRGIRITTAGLAAHLRGPGAWHRVCAPTAVAAAAYLAGGWTALVCGVMLPRLLLYPQLAWMSLLVEHTWFDPERRIGTPAQIEAGRCLRLYPRSRIFTALAALTWLPYGDLHHYAHSAHPSTRWNYLPALENHLPPPHFSPDGLLLGTTTVARRHQQALTPAPAGLPTAA from the coding sequence ATGTCGATCGCCTTAGCGCTTATCGTCGTCGGCGTCGCCCTGCGCCAGATCGACCGACTGCACTTCGCGCGTCAGCGGCCCCGTTCCGCCGGGGTTCGGGAGCTCATGGCCCTCCAACGCCTGCGTGCCAACGACCTCACACCGTCCCTGCTGCTGACCGGGCAGTGGGCGCAGATCACGGGATGGTGGATGCTCGCCGCGCACGGCTCGCTCCTCGCCGCTGCGGCGGCGGCCGCGATCGCGGTCCACTTCCGGCATCTACAGGAGATCAGCCATTTCGCCGTCCACGGCGTCCTGGCCCGCAGCAACCGCGCCAACCACCTGCTCGGCGAGGCATTCGTTCATCACCCCCTCGCGCTCGGCCCTCTCCTGGCGCGCCGCAGTCGGCACGTCCGCGACCACCACCCCAACGCCACCCTGGCCGGCGACCCCAATCTCGCCGAACTCCGCCGGGCGGGCCTGCGCCCCGGCATCTCCGGCCTCCGGTATGCGGCCGCTCTGATCCATCCGTTCACACCGCGAGGCATCCGTATCACCACCGCCGGCCTCGCCGCGCACCTCCGGGGGCCTGGCGCCTGGCACCGTGTCTGCGCTCCGACCGCCGTCGCCGCAGCCGCGTACCTGGCCGGCGGGTGGACCGCTCTGGTGTGCGGGGTCATGCTGCCGCGACTGCTGCTCTATCCACAGCTCGCCTGGATGTCTCTGCTGGTTGAGCACACCTGGTTCGATCCCGAGCGACGCATCGGCACCCCCGCTCAGATCGAAGCGGGGCGCTGTCTGCGTCTCTACCCGCGCAGCCGAATTTTCACCGCCCTCGCCGCCCTCACCTGGCTCCCTTACGGCGACCTCCACCACTACGCGCACTCCGCCCACCCCTCGACACGGTGGAACTACCTCCCAGCCCTCGAAAACCATCTTCCGCCCCCGCACTTCAGCCCCGACGGACTCCTGCTCGGCACGACCACCGTCGCCCGCCGCCATCAGCAAGCGCTCACCCCGGCACCGGCGGGACTACCGACGGCCGCCTGA
- a CDS encoding ATP-binding cassette domain-containing protein has product MTTHAPTAVQAEGVGLRAGRGARRRELLADCTFRVPRGAVCGIVGPNGAGKIPLLSAAAGLVRPDSGRLTVLGQPAGADALLAEVAFVDQHRPLYPRLRAAELLAMGRDLNPRWDRERAQEVLELGRISHDSRIGSLSGGQCSLLALAPARGKRPGMLPLDEPLSDLDPLVRRAALALLLGDVAEDGGTVLLSSHVLGDLEEAIDHLLLIDGGRIRPAGELSELLAAHRLLDRLGLLECHAGLAPWRVHPVDPVDAEPRHLTLVRVDEPTRTRAADAELPSLEELVVSYLRSPSVAGRLAPACGRAFVSRPAVPEPSASRRR; this is encoded by the coding sequence GTGACGACGCACGCCCCGACGGCCGTCCAGGCGGAAGGGGTCGGGCTGCGCGCCGGACGAGGCGCGCGGCGCCGGGAGCTGCTCGCCGACTGCACCTTCCGCGTGCCGCGCGGCGCGGTGTGCGGCATCGTCGGTCCGAACGGCGCGGGCAAGATCCCGCTGCTGTCGGCCGCCGCCGGGCTCGTCCGTCCGGACTCGGGCCGGCTCACCGTGCTCGGACAGCCCGCCGGCGCCGACGCGTTGCTCGCCGAGGTCGCCTTCGTCGACCAGCACCGCCCCCTGTACCCGCGGCTGCGGGCCGCCGAGCTGCTGGCCATGGGCCGCGATCTCAACCCCCGCTGGGACCGCGAACGTGCCCAGGAAGTCCTGGAGTTGGGGCGAATATCCCACGACAGCAGGATCGGATCGCTCTCGGGCGGTCAGTGCTCCCTGCTGGCGCTCGCCCCCGCGCGCGGCAAGCGGCCCGGGATGCTGCCGCTCGACGAACCGCTGAGCGATCTCGACCCGCTGGTGCGCCGGGCCGCCCTCGCTCTGCTGCTCGGGGATGTCGCGGAGGACGGCGGCACAGTCCTGCTCTCCTCCCATGTGCTGGGGGACCTAGAAGAGGCCATCGACCATCTGCTGCTGATCGACGGCGGCCGGATCCGGCCGGCCGGCGAGCTGTCCGAGCTGCTCGCCGCGCACCGGCTCCTCGACCGGCTCGGCCTGCTGGAGTGCCATGCGGGTCTGGCGCCGTGGCGGGTGCATCCCGTGGACCCGGTGGACGCCGAGCCACGCCACCTCACGCTCGTACGCGTGGACGAGCCGACGCGGACACGGGCGGCCGACGCCGAACTCCCCAGCCTGGAGGAGCTGGTGGTCTCCTATCTGCGCTCCCCCTCCGTGGCGGGCCGGCTGGCCCCGGCATGCGGTCGGGCGTTCGTCAGCCGTCCAGCCGTACCGGAACCGTCTGCCAGCCGTAGGCGATGA